The DNA region aagataattcgtaaaaatccaaataacttcacagatcttcattgtaaagggtttaaacactgtttcccatgcttgttcaatgaaccataaatcaacctatcggaccttgtagtcatggcaaataatattcacatttttggtgacttcaatattcacatggaaaaagcCACAGAtgcactccaaaaggctttcggagccatcatcgactcagtgggttttgtacaACATTTCTCTAGACCTAcgcattgccacagtcataccctggatctaaactcagcaaaaaaagaaacgtccctttttcaggaccctgtctttcaaagataatttgtaaaaatccaaataacttcacaaatcttaaatgttaagggtttaaacactgaacaaaataccaGATTTAAtgaaacaatcaatcaatatttaTTGATCAGTCAATAAACATATTAGTTCTGACTTGCAAGAAAGATATGTCTTCAGATTTCGGCTCATCCTCTATGGCTCTGAGTGTGTCTGAAAGTGATGATATCTCTGCTGATCTTCTCAATCTTCTGTTTCATCAACTAActcttctgctcctcttcctccctcagcgCAGCTATCCTGGCATACTCCTTATCTTGTAGAAGCTGGTGAAGATTGTCAAATGCCTCCctaatctgtctctctgtggtctgGGCCTGGCTCTAGAGACAGTGAGAGGAATGGTAGTTATCAGTTAATCCCAGGCATCTACAGTATGTAGAGATCCCAGTATTTTCTCATCACTCACTATCCTTACTTTGATGTGTTCTGCTGTTTGATCACAGGTTTGTTTAATAATATTTAAATAACCCAGCGTCTCCTATAAGGGCTTCAGGGCAGACTGGAGTTCCTCCTGGAATGTGGGGATGTTATCGGTGAAAGAGGAGCGTGGGGATATTATATGAACCATTTCTGTGTTTAACTTCACATCTTTAACTAATCATACCTTGTGGTCCTGTGCAGCTTCATCTATGGGTCTGAagttgtgtttggtgtgttttaaaaaaaatccgacacaccacacacgctgGCTGTTTATCCTCCAGACAGAAGAGCTTAAGTTTCTCACTGTGCAGACAGCAGAGCAACTCTGATCCTGTTGGACTTTTTGGATCGCTTGTTGGACTTATTGGATCTCTTCTCCTGCAAACAGAACATTCATTTCCTTCCTTCTCTGTTCTTGCAGACAGGCTTTACAGACGCTGTGACTACATAGCAGGATGACAGGATCCCTGAAGATGTCATGGCACAGAGGACAGGAGATCCTCCTCTGGGAGAGACGGTTTTGGAGGCTTTGTCTCCTCTGGTGGAAGAGGTTCAGGAGCAGTGTTCTCCTCTGATTGAGGTTTATCTGTCTCCTCTGTAATTGCTGAAATAAAAGGTTTCCGTTTCAATATTGGTTATAAGAACCCCAAGATTGTACAGTAAGTGATATTTCAAACCTAATGTGAGTCATTACCTGATTACCTGTTGTCAATTTGTAGTCCCTCAGCAAGAATGTTGAGGTTGATCTTCCTAAGGATCTCCAGCGAGATTCTCACAGCATTCTCAAGTCCATAGAGCTGCATCATGATACCCAGTGTCTTCTCTCTCAGCATGCTCCAACTGGGCCTTTGGGATACGACTAAAGTAATCCAGCACACCATTATTCCAGTGCCATTTAAATCTCTTAAGTCTCCTTTCGTCAGCTCCTCCAGTGTTCAGCAGCAGCTCAGGAACTCATTTCCCCAGTGTAGATTACCAGATAGACGACCACAAAGTGGTTTACTTTACCGTTTTTGGAAGTCAGTATTCATACATTTCCCATTATCCTTTCGGCAATTGTAAAAAATCTAAACCCAAGTGCTCCATTGTCAGACCGAGCTGAATGTTATAGCACTGAGCTGAACTTTATCCTAACAGGTGAGTTAGGGGTGGAGTTTACAGATAAATCATTACTGAGTGTGTTTGTAGCTGTACTCAGGCTTTACATGTGACTTCTctcatgtgtaaaaaaaaaaatacattattcatAAACCCTCTTTTTATTCTTGCCACTGTCCTGCTTTAATTGAACAGAAACATATGTAAATAGATCATTGCATAATAAAAAGTATCCAATCATACCCTATAgaatattaaagaacataaactCAAAGGCTTTTGTtccaaatgtgtattttattagATTTCAAGGAAAGCTGTTAACAGCAGAACACACAGCACTATCAACCATCTGTTACTCCAGGGCTTATTCAGGATGGAGCAACGCTTACTGTACAGCCAGATAGAAATATATAAAATAGAAAAAGACAGGATTCTCTGTCATGTGGAATTAATAGGGACTCATGTAATCTCAGCTCTAtccattacatttctatctgtagCGTTGTGAGTGTTGCCCCCTGTTCCATCATTCCCAGTCCTGCTTTGGGAGATACTCATCTTAAAACCCCAGACCAGCTACCTTTCTTTACCCTCCCTGGCTGCATGTCAATACTTTACGGTGTCTTCCTCTCGTAcgtctgcactgatctgaaaacaaGACAGATGAAAACAGTAGATACCTATGAGGAACCTGCTTTCACCTGTCGCAGTTCTTTATTTATCAGTGCAGATGTAGGAGAGGAGACGTAGTGAGGAAGCCAGTATAGATATTTGAGATGCAgcctccttccttccccctcccGGGTAAGGTATCCCTCTCGGCAGCTttacaggtgtgtgtatgtatgaaaaAGAGTATGTTGGGTGTGTAGTCTTGTGGAGAGGGTGTCACCATGGAGACACACTTCCTGTTTGGTTGCTCAGTCGTCATCCACGGTAGGGGTGATGGTCACGCCCCTCCTGATCTGGCCCCAGCCAATCAGactgcagagagaaaagagacaaccAATGATGCGATAGTCATGgtaaacagccacacacacacacatatttgaaATCCAGTAAAatccacccctcccctctctcttaccGCCAATGTTTCTCCACACGACGGCTGAGAGCGATCTTCTCTCCAACCTCTGTGCAGACAGGGTTGGTAAGGACGATCTTGGCCAGATCAGCCTTCACTGCACTCACTCTGCCGCCCGTAGACAGACTGCCGATGTTCACCATCAACACCTCGTTCTTAGACAGTTTCTGGACCTGAggagaaaaacacagacacagaaagaagACTGAGTTGGAGTAGAGACAAAACCTGTCACTTACTGACACAGACTCTCACTGGGTGCGTCTCTAAAGACGCTTCCTCCTCTAAATTTCATTTTAAAATTCTGTCTGTTACCATCCACAACATTACAACACCAAGCCCAGGAGTATCAGACTACAGTTCCATGGGTACAGTGCTGACCTTGGCGGCCTTCTTGTCTCCTTCAGTGCGGACTCCCAGAAGCCTCCTCAACAGGAAGTAGGAGATTTCCAGCTCTGTGAAGATCTCAGGTAGTGCTCCGACCGCTCCCAGCACCTGGCCAACCATACGGTCAGCTCTGCACAGGGTCGGATCAATCTTAGTGCCTACACCTGGATAGGACAGAAAACACACCTACCTGAGTATTTATACCCATATTAGAAAGAACACACACCTGACCCACCAAACTGTCACAGTAACACACAAGTACATACCGATGAGTCCTCCGGGTGCTGCGTACTGTAAGTCGTTGTGTTCAGCAAAAAGTGAGACGATCTTGGAGAATATGGGTTTACACATCAGCTTCCCCTCATGGTCCTTAGAAACAATGCCAGGACGCACCTCCAACTCCTGACCCACCTTGAGAGGGACCAATATATAAAAGGAGGGAGGCAggtagtgagagaaagaggagggagatggagagagacaagaaagagaaagacagggtgaatgagacgggagaggagaaaaagagagaggagggagtgaaagagacCAGGGAATGAAAGTGAGTGAGAGCTTCATGAGAACTTTGTGCCATGGGATCACTTACCCATGATGCTTTGGGGAAGAGGAAGTGAGTCCTACCTTGAGCACGCCTTTTAGAATACTGCCTCCGGCCACACCTCCTTTCAGGTCGTCAACCTCACAACCCGGCTTGTTGACATCAAACGACCGGATCACTGAAACACACAAACTCAAACCACAtcaacaaaacatacacacaacacatgatAAGCTGGTACAAGTCATCACGTGTCTATTCTTACCAATCAGTCTAGGTTCTGaggtgaagtctctgatggggaCAGGGATCTTCTTGACAATGTATTCACACACCACCTCTATGTTGTACTTCAGCTGGGCTGAGATAGGAATAATAGGTGCTCCCTCTGCCACAGTACCTACACACAACAGGAGAAAGGTTACACACATTataaaaagagaggcagaggcagttTGCAGTTTGCATTCACTACGCTCAGGCAAACAAACACattcagaaatacacacacacacaatgctttaCAGGAGAGAGTTATTCCAGCCACTGACCCTGTACGAAGGCTAGGATCTGTTCGTACTGCTCCTTGGCCTGGCTCTCCTTGACCAGATCAATCTTGTTCTGCAGGATCAGGATGTGTTTGAGCTTCATGATCTCTATGGCAGCCAGGTGCTCAGAGGTTTGGGGCTGGGGACATGACTCGTTACCCgctgggagagaggaaggagaggtgttagacagagcagtgtgtgtgtgtatcaaatcaaagttt from Salvelinus sp. IW2-2015 linkage group LG14, ASM291031v2, whole genome shotgun sequence includes:
- the LOC111972836 gene encoding eukaryotic translation initiation factor 2 subunit 3; amino-acid sequence: MAGDESGITLGQPHLSKQDLNDLDVSTLTPLSQEIISRQATINIGTIGHVAHGKSTVVKAISGVHTVRFKNELERNITIKLGYANAKVYKLDDPSCPRPECYRSCGSSTPDEFPTDIPGTKGNFKLVRHVSFVDCPGHDILMATMLNGAAVMDAALLLIAGNESCPQPQTSEHLAAIEIMKLKHILILQNKIDLVKESQAKEQYEQILAFVQGTVAEGAPIIPISAQLKYNIEVVCEYIVKKIPVPIRDFTSEPRLIVIRSFDVNKPGCEVDDLKGGVAGGSILKGVLKVGQELEVRPGIVSKDHEGKLMCKPIFSKIVSLFAEHNDLQYAAPGGLIGVGTKIDPTLCRADRMVGQVLGAVGALPEIFTELEISYFLLRRLLGVRTEGDKKAAKVQKLSKNEVLMVNIGSLSTGGRVSAVKADLAKIVLTNPVCTEVGEKIALSRRVEKHWRLIGWGQIRRGVTITPTVDDD